Proteins found in one Parasteatoda tepidariorum isolate YZ-2023 chromosome 7, CAS_Ptep_4.0, whole genome shotgun sequence genomic segment:
- the LOC107449708 gene encoding tRNA (guanine(37)-N(1))-methyltransferase isoform X1: MNVSVSITIRIFLLVIYSIFIQKKFHSCLTVIRFFTNMIKNSLPKPPAEVRGMTTLDRDKFQTVAQIPCFLISVDKISDVLKILKPCLLKMPKLKPVCNEEFNKRKILLHPEKYEATLCNKVDVGLTTDDIEWTDVQLKYENWTSDDIFRAVLPEDSVGNISSFSIVGHIIHLNLKVELLNYKFLIGQVLLDKYQPNIKTVVNKSDVIENTFRNFKMEHLAGEHNYQVMVKENNCKYAFDYEKVFWNPRLSSEHDRVANSIDSKDTVCDVFAGVGPFAIPLAKKGCKVCANDLNPDSYYWLCHNAKLNKVDKRIQTYNMDGKDFIKTIVRDSIINYFNSEEENVGKFHILMNLPAIALTFLPFFDNLLARESVKFSKRRTIVHCYYFRKKDENDLNVLEEYLKGDVVEKSEISVVRVVAPNKYMMRVTYELPEGVLFFNSNSSCEPAVKRIKLLSE, encoded by the exons ATGAATGTGAGTGTTTCGATAACGATAAGAATATTTCTCttg gtgatttatagcatatttattcagaagaaaTTTCATTCCTGCCTAACAGTGATCAGATTCTTTACAAACATGATAAAAAACAGTTTGCCCAAACCTCCTGCTGAAGTCCGTGGTATGACCACACTAGATCGTGATAAATTTCAGACTGTTGCCCAAATACCCTGCTTTCTGATTTCAGTGGACAAAATTTCtgatgttctaaaaattttgaaaccttgCCTCCTGAAAATGCCAAAACTGAAACCTGTTTGTAATGAGGAGTTCAACAAGAGAAAAATTCTTCTTCATCCGGAGAAATATGAAGCAACTTTATGCAACAAAGTTGACGTTGGTTTGACCACTGATGATATCGAGTGGACTGATGTCCAGCTTAAATATGAGAACTGGACTTCTGATGATATATTCAGAGCTGTTTTGCCGGAGGACAGTGTGGGCAACATCTCCAGTTTTAGCATAGTGGGGCACATTATTCATCTGAACTTAAAAGTTGAATTGTTAAACTACAAGTTCCTTATAGGACAAGTTCTACTCGATAAATATCAGCCAAATATTAAAACTGTCGTTAATAAATCTGATGTAATAGAAAACacgtttagaaattttaaaatggaacacTTGGCTGGCGAGCATAACTATCAAGTTATGGTAAAAGAAAACAACTGTAAATATGCATTTgattatgaaaaagttttttggaatCCTAGATTAAGTAGTGAACACGACCGTGTGGCAAACAGTATTGATTCCAAAGATACAGTATGCGATGTTTTCGCTGGTGTTGGACCTTTTGCAATCCCTCTGGCGAAAAAAGGTTGCAAAGTTTGTGCCAATGACTTGAATCCTGATTCCTATTATTGGCTTTGCCATAATGCAAAGTTAAACAAAGTAGACAAACGCATTCAAACGTATAATATGGATGGTAaggattttattaaaacaatagtaAGAGATAGTatcatcaattattttaacagtgAAGAGGAAAATGTTGggaaatttcacattttgatgAACTTGCCTGCAATTGCGTTGACATTTTTGCCATTCTTCGACAACCTACTCGCTAGAGAATCGGTTAAGTTTTCTAAACGTAGAACGATTGTTCATTGCTACTACTTCAGGAAAAAAGATGAGAATGATTTGAATGTCTTAGAAGAATATCTGAAAGGTGATGTTGTTGAGAAATCTGAAATTTCTGTTGTCAGAGTTGTGGCTCCTAATAAATATATGATGAGAGTGACCTACGAGTTACCTGaaggtgttttattttttaacagtaactCTTCCTGCGAGCCAGCAGTAAAAAGAATCAAACTCTTAAGTGAATAA
- the LOC107449708 gene encoding tRNA (guanine(37)-N(1))-methyltransferase isoform X2, producing MNVIYSIFIQKKFHSCLTVIRFFTNMIKNSLPKPPAEVRGMTTLDRDKFQTVAQIPCFLISVDKISDVLKILKPCLLKMPKLKPVCNEEFNKRKILLHPEKYEATLCNKVDVGLTTDDIEWTDVQLKYENWTSDDIFRAVLPEDSVGNISSFSIVGHIIHLNLKVELLNYKFLIGQVLLDKYQPNIKTVVNKSDVIENTFRNFKMEHLAGEHNYQVMVKENNCKYAFDYEKVFWNPRLSSEHDRVANSIDSKDTVCDVFAGVGPFAIPLAKKGCKVCANDLNPDSYYWLCHNAKLNKVDKRIQTYNMDGKDFIKTIVRDSIINYFNSEEENVGKFHILMNLPAIALTFLPFFDNLLARESVKFSKRRTIVHCYYFRKKDENDLNVLEEYLKGDVVEKSEISVVRVVAPNKYMMRVTYELPEGVLFFNSNSSCEPAVKRIKLLSE from the exons ATGAAT gtgatttatagcatatttattcagaagaaaTTTCATTCCTGCCTAACAGTGATCAGATTCTTTACAAACATGATAAAAAACAGTTTGCCCAAACCTCCTGCTGAAGTCCGTGGTATGACCACACTAGATCGTGATAAATTTCAGACTGTTGCCCAAATACCCTGCTTTCTGATTTCAGTGGACAAAATTTCtgatgttctaaaaattttgaaaccttgCCTCCTGAAAATGCCAAAACTGAAACCTGTTTGTAATGAGGAGTTCAACAAGAGAAAAATTCTTCTTCATCCGGAGAAATATGAAGCAACTTTATGCAACAAAGTTGACGTTGGTTTGACCACTGATGATATCGAGTGGACTGATGTCCAGCTTAAATATGAGAACTGGACTTCTGATGATATATTCAGAGCTGTTTTGCCGGAGGACAGTGTGGGCAACATCTCCAGTTTTAGCATAGTGGGGCACATTATTCATCTGAACTTAAAAGTTGAATTGTTAAACTACAAGTTCCTTATAGGACAAGTTCTACTCGATAAATATCAGCCAAATATTAAAACTGTCGTTAATAAATCTGATGTAATAGAAAACacgtttagaaattttaaaatggaacacTTGGCTGGCGAGCATAACTATCAAGTTATGGTAAAAGAAAACAACTGTAAATATGCATTTgattatgaaaaagttttttggaatCCTAGATTAAGTAGTGAACACGACCGTGTGGCAAACAGTATTGATTCCAAAGATACAGTATGCGATGTTTTCGCTGGTGTTGGACCTTTTGCAATCCCTCTGGCGAAAAAAGGTTGCAAAGTTTGTGCCAATGACTTGAATCCTGATTCCTATTATTGGCTTTGCCATAATGCAAAGTTAAACAAAGTAGACAAACGCATTCAAACGTATAATATGGATGGTAaggattttattaaaacaatagtaAGAGATAGTatcatcaattattttaacagtgAAGAGGAAAATGTTGggaaatttcacattttgatgAACTTGCCTGCAATTGCGTTGACATTTTTGCCATTCTTCGACAACCTACTCGCTAGAGAATCGGTTAAGTTTTCTAAACGTAGAACGATTGTTCATTGCTACTACTTCAGGAAAAAAGATGAGAATGATTTGAATGTCTTAGAAGAATATCTGAAAGGTGATGTTGTTGAGAAATCTGAAATTTCTGTTGTCAGAGTTGTGGCTCCTAATAAATATATGATGAGAGTGACCTACGAGTTACCTGaaggtgttttattttttaacagtaactCTTCCTGCGAGCCAGCAGTAAAAAGAATCAAACTCTTAAGTGAATAA
- the LOC107449708 gene encoding tRNA (guanine(37)-N(1))-methyltransferase isoform X3: MIKNSLPKPPAEVRGMTTLDRDKFQTVAQIPCFLISVDKISDVLKILKPCLLKMPKLKPVCNEEFNKRKILLHPEKYEATLCNKVDVGLTTDDIEWTDVQLKYENWTSDDIFRAVLPEDSVGNISSFSIVGHIIHLNLKVELLNYKFLIGQVLLDKYQPNIKTVVNKSDVIENTFRNFKMEHLAGEHNYQVMVKENNCKYAFDYEKVFWNPRLSSEHDRVANSIDSKDTVCDVFAGVGPFAIPLAKKGCKVCANDLNPDSYYWLCHNAKLNKVDKRIQTYNMDGKDFIKTIVRDSIINYFNSEEENVGKFHILMNLPAIALTFLPFFDNLLARESVKFSKRRTIVHCYYFRKKDENDLNVLEEYLKGDVVEKSEISVVRVVAPNKYMMRVTYELPEGVLFFNSNSSCEPAVKRIKLLSE, translated from the coding sequence ATGATAAAAAACAGTTTGCCCAAACCTCCTGCTGAAGTCCGTGGTATGACCACACTAGATCGTGATAAATTTCAGACTGTTGCCCAAATACCCTGCTTTCTGATTTCAGTGGACAAAATTTCtgatgttctaaaaattttgaaaccttgCCTCCTGAAAATGCCAAAACTGAAACCTGTTTGTAATGAGGAGTTCAACAAGAGAAAAATTCTTCTTCATCCGGAGAAATATGAAGCAACTTTATGCAACAAAGTTGACGTTGGTTTGACCACTGATGATATCGAGTGGACTGATGTCCAGCTTAAATATGAGAACTGGACTTCTGATGATATATTCAGAGCTGTTTTGCCGGAGGACAGTGTGGGCAACATCTCCAGTTTTAGCATAGTGGGGCACATTATTCATCTGAACTTAAAAGTTGAATTGTTAAACTACAAGTTCCTTATAGGACAAGTTCTACTCGATAAATATCAGCCAAATATTAAAACTGTCGTTAATAAATCTGATGTAATAGAAAACacgtttagaaattttaaaatggaacacTTGGCTGGCGAGCATAACTATCAAGTTATGGTAAAAGAAAACAACTGTAAATATGCATTTgattatgaaaaagttttttggaatCCTAGATTAAGTAGTGAACACGACCGTGTGGCAAACAGTATTGATTCCAAAGATACAGTATGCGATGTTTTCGCTGGTGTTGGACCTTTTGCAATCCCTCTGGCGAAAAAAGGTTGCAAAGTTTGTGCCAATGACTTGAATCCTGATTCCTATTATTGGCTTTGCCATAATGCAAAGTTAAACAAAGTAGACAAACGCATTCAAACGTATAATATGGATGGTAaggattttattaaaacaatagtaAGAGATAGTatcatcaattattttaacagtgAAGAGGAAAATGTTGggaaatttcacattttgatgAACTTGCCTGCAATTGCGTTGACATTTTTGCCATTCTTCGACAACCTACTCGCTAGAGAATCGGTTAAGTTTTCTAAACGTAGAACGATTGTTCATTGCTACTACTTCAGGAAAAAAGATGAGAATGATTTGAATGTCTTAGAAGAATATCTGAAAGGTGATGTTGTTGAGAAATCTGAAATTTCTGTTGTCAGAGTTGTGGCTCCTAATAAATATATGATGAGAGTGACCTACGAGTTACCTGaaggtgttttattttttaacagtaactCTTCCTGCGAGCCAGCAGTAAAAAGAATCAAACTCTTAAGTGAATAA